A single Candoia aspera isolate rCanAsp1 chromosome 9, rCanAsp1.hap2, whole genome shotgun sequence DNA region contains:
- the RBM7 gene encoding RNA-binding protein 7: MGAAAAEADRTLFVGNLDPRVTEELVFELFHQAGPVIKVKIPKDRDGKPKQFAFVNFKHEESVPYGMSLLNGIKLFGRPLKIQFRSGSSHASQEVTSPCAQHGFANGNPFSSQLLAAASSNRYERNTENVLSAGQRSFSSLDNLQKKAVMAFTWQQLSPYSRRHSSSPPESVPGCQQSYSSPQSSAPPAQWRSETGAAPRKGRVGSHPYQSGHRHHSQEQKRLVDYGSDHHFRGNREEYCQDDRNYAGWSQNYDSRSYRDGSWRPTRH, from the exons atgggagcggcggcggcggaggcggaCCGGACGCTCTTCGTGGGCAACCTCGACCCCCGCGTCACCGAGGAGCTGGTCTTCGAGCTCTTCCACCAG GCAGGCCCAGTCATTAAAGTAAAGATCCCGAAGGACAGGGATGGGAAACCAAAACAGTTTGCATTTGTGAATTTCAAACATGAAGAATCTGTCCCCTATGGCATGAGTCTGCTTAATGGGATCAAACTTTTTGGGAGACCACTCAAAATTCAGTTCCGATCAG GGAGCAGCCACGCATCTCAGGAGGTCACTTCACCCTGCGCCCAGCACGGGTTTGCAAATGGAAACCCCTTCAGTTCACAGCTGCTAGCAGCAGCATCCAGCAACAG GTATGAGAGGAACACAGAGAATGTGTTGTCAGCTGGTCAGAGATCCTTCTCATCTCTAGATAACCTTCAAAAAAAAGCGGTG ATGGCGTTCACGTGGCAGCAGCTCTCGCCATACAGCAGAAGGCACAGCTCTTCACCTCCCGAGTCTGTGCCAGGGTGCCAGCAGAGCTACTCCTCCCCACAGTCCTCAGCCCCACCGGCGCAGTGGCGCTCAGAGACAGGAGCAGCTCCGCGCAAGGGCAGGGTGGGCTCCCACCCGTACCAGTCTGGCCACAGGCACCACAGCCAGGAGCAGAAGCGGCTTGTGGACTACGGCTCAGACCATCACTTCCGGGGGAACCGGGAGGAATATTGCCAGGATGACAGAAACTATGCGGGCTGGAGTCAGAATTACGACAGCCGGAGCTACCGAGATGGTAGTTGGCGCCCCACCCGTCACTAG